Proteins from one Xanthobacter autotrophicus Py2 genomic window:
- a CDS encoding protein of unknown function DUF900 hydrolase family protein (PFAM: protein of unknown function DUF900 hydrolase family protein~KEGG: atc:AGR_C_108 hypothetical protein) — MEPGGNARPESSRFVSATKRLALLLALTLIAGCAPHPGPEVLTPTFASVPGARVVTVYVATTRARGAPESNNFTTGRAAALNFAAFRISVPPGHRPGEIEWPQGPANPATSFATVEQITLDRTTFERRVAAAGRATGGRKVGVYVHGYNRSFQESLFRLAQMTADADISGVPILFAWPSEAKVTSYVADKEAVTYSRDGLADLLTLLVRDRGNERITVLAHSMGAWLTMEALRQLRLAGKGAVIGRLDVVLAAPDIDVDVFRAQLAVIGPLSPPMVVLVSRDDVALKVSSQIGGERLRVGALDVDDPRVQEAAVRANVEIVDISSLTTSDPLKHDRYASLAGLYPRLAATRGDGAGGDLRRAGAFVFNTVGATLSSPFTLAGGALAD, encoded by the coding sequence ATGGAGCCGGGAGGGAATGCAAGGCCCGAGAGCAGCCGTTTCGTCTCTGCGACGAAGCGGCTGGCCCTGCTTTTGGCGCTGACCCTGATCGCGGGCTGCGCACCGCACCCTGGTCCGGAGGTGCTCACCCCCACGTTCGCTTCCGTCCCCGGTGCAAGGGTCGTGACGGTCTATGTCGCCACCACACGGGCCCGCGGCGCGCCCGAGAGCAACAACTTCACCACGGGGCGCGCGGCGGCTCTCAACTTCGCCGCGTTCAGGATTTCCGTGCCCCCCGGACATCGGCCCGGCGAGATCGAATGGCCGCAGGGACCTGCCAATCCCGCGACGAGTTTCGCCACCGTCGAGCAGATCACGCTCGACCGCACCACGTTCGAGCGCCGGGTCGCGGCCGCGGGGCGCGCAACCGGAGGACGGAAGGTGGGGGTCTATGTCCACGGCTACAACAGAAGTTTCCAGGAATCCCTCTTCCGGCTGGCGCAGATGACGGCGGACGCCGACATCTCCGGTGTGCCCATCCTCTTCGCATGGCCGTCCGAGGCGAAGGTGACGAGCTATGTCGCCGACAAGGAGGCCGTCACCTATTCCCGCGACGGCCTCGCGGACCTCCTGACCCTCCTCGTCCGCGATCGGGGGAACGAGCGCATCACGGTGCTGGCCCATTCCATGGGCGCTTGGCTCACCATGGAGGCGCTGCGCCAGCTGCGGCTTGCCGGAAAAGGCGCCGTCATCGGCCGGCTCGATGTAGTGCTCGCCGCTCCGGACATCGACGTGGACGTGTTCCGTGCGCAGCTGGCGGTAATCGGGCCACTTTCGCCGCCCATGGTCGTGCTGGTCTCGCGGGACGACGTGGCGCTGAAGGTGTCGAGCCAGATCGGCGGGGAGCGCCTGCGGGTCGGGGCGCTTGATGTGGACGACCCGCGGGTCCAAGAGGCCGCGGTGAGGGCGAACGTTGAGATCGTCGACATCTCCAGCCTGACGACTTCGGACCCGCTCAAGCACGACCGCTATGCCAGCCTCGCCGGGCTCTATCCGCGGCTCGCGGCGACCCGCGGAGACGGCGCGGGCGGTGATCTGCGCCGTGCCGGCGCCTTCGTGTTCAACACGGTGGGCGCGACCCTGTCGAGCCCGTTCACTCTGGCGGGCGGGGCGCTCGCCGACTGA
- a CDS encoding peptidase C26 (PFAM: peptidase C26~KEGG: sde:Sde_2941 glutamine amidotransferase related enzyme): MISTTIPPWAWAYCSWCPACSSIAKLPPEFRYAAPQATDKARSGRTGRPATSRRYDAGGRPIIGVTKPDEGDWMAYHAMRFAIWLAGGKATAITSKAPRDPHSVDGLLFGGGSDVFPNRYGGAPKTGHRYDLARDDMEASWAQAALEHDIPVLGVCRGKQMLNVLEGGTLYPDLSHHEENYPTSFLRCIFYRKTVFLTPDGWLARLSGREQLAVNSIHTQAVKDLGAGFKVTGAEANGLIQAIEHETRSFCVGVQFHPEFLLHRAFARRIFKSLVAVARARRLGFAQGTAGNKSQLAAE, encoded by the coding sequence TTGATTTCGACGACGATCCCGCCGTGGGCCTGGGCATATTGTTCGTGGTGTCCAGCCTGCTCAAGCATCGCGAAGCTGCCACCGGAGTTCAGGTACGCTGCACCTCAGGCGACCGACAAGGCTCGCTCCGGCCGCACGGGCAGGCCCGCCACCTCCCGTCGCTACGATGCCGGCGGACGTCCCATCATCGGCGTCACCAAGCCGGACGAAGGCGATTGGATGGCCTACCACGCCATGCGTTTCGCGATCTGGTTGGCAGGGGGCAAAGCCACGGCCATTACATCAAAGGCCCCGCGCGACCCCCATTCGGTGGATGGCCTGCTTTTCGGGGGAGGTTCGGATGTTTTCCCCAACCGCTATGGCGGCGCTCCGAAGACGGGCCACCGGTACGACCTCGCCCGCGACGACATGGAGGCGTCCTGGGCGCAGGCGGCGCTGGAGCACGACATTCCAGTCCTGGGCGTCTGCCGGGGCAAGCAGATGCTGAACGTGCTGGAGGGCGGCACCCTCTACCCGGACCTCAGCCACCATGAAGAGAATTATCCCACCAGCTTTCTGCGCTGCATCTTTTACCGCAAGACCGTATTTCTGACGCCCGATGGCTGGCTGGCGCGGTTATCAGGTCGTGAGCAGCTGGCGGTCAACTCCATCCATACCCAGGCGGTAAAGGATCTGGGCGCAGGCTTCAAGGTGACCGGTGCGGAGGCCAACGGCCTCATCCAGGCCATCGAGCATGAAACCCGCTCCTTCTGCGTAGGTGTACAGTTCCATCCGGAATTCCTGCTGCACCGCGCCTTCGCGCGCCGGATCTTCAAATCCCTCGTCGCGGTCGCGCGGGCCCGCCGCCTTGGATTCGCCCAGGGGACGGCGGGCAATAAGTCGCAATTGGCTGCGGAATGA
- a CDS encoding conserved hypothetical protein (KEGG: rpc:RPC_3582 hypothetical protein): MTEQSSAHETIAWAKQRLDEVDAMVAQTEKAAGELQQAARGNADLALSRLRDSQAKLKEQVALLQAQADETKGAVLMAQKAVEEEWVEVESAFQAFLASAGEQSDVVRKAISARVEAQRKSFERALNGLKAQAETAVEKASIEFDTAMTRLSEEAEKAKVKLGQAPSAGEETWEAIKAGIAETKAVHEKTVKKITEALAKLF, translated from the coding sequence ATGACAGAGCAATCGTCCGCCCACGAAACCATCGCCTGGGCCAAGCAACGGCTCGACGAAGTCGACGCCATGGTCGCTCAGACCGAGAAAGCCGCCGGCGAGCTTCAGCAGGCAGCCCGCGGCAACGCCGATCTGGCGCTCTCCCGCCTGCGCGACTCCCAAGCCAAGCTGAAGGAGCAGGTTGCGCTTCTGCAAGCTCAGGCGGACGAAACGAAGGGCGCGGTCTTGATGGCGCAGAAGGCCGTGGAAGAGGAATGGGTGGAAGTGGAATCCGCCTTCCAGGCTTTCCTGGCGTCCGCCGGCGAGCAATCCGATGTGGTCCGAAAGGCCATCTCCGCGCGGGTCGAAGCCCAGCGCAAGTCCTTCGAGCGCGCGCTGAACGGTCTGAAGGCGCAGGCCGAAACCGCCGTCGAGAAGGCAAGCATCGAATTCGATACCGCCATGACACGACTCAGCGAAGAAGCAGAGAAGGCCAAGGTGAAGCTCGGCCAGGCACCAAGCGCGGGCGAGGAGACCTGGGAGGCGATCAAGGCTGGCATCGCCGAGACGAAGGCGGTTCACGAAAAGACCGTCAAAAAGATCACCGAAGCACTGGCGAAGCTGTTCTGA
- a CDS encoding hypothetical protein (KEGG: bja:bll7551 hypothetical protein), whose product MPFRAWKMGAALFGWIAILPAATAHAEDPATTPAPAAAPAQGAAPEVKPAPAPAAAPSSTTVPADPSLTRQAIAWSQERLAELDASVLVVEENAAELKGAVKAKADAAVKQLQETRDAYRAKAEAMLDNSRTWTAAQITDARKSLDDSWKTFQKEVDTYLDEVHADFDTRKAVLLAQVEARQKALESTISKLKADAAKLAQDQRAAVDKQIAALEKKVEELKARAASLKKASASSWDKAKQAYEDVRTRVVETYQSIRDSLSDAMK is encoded by the coding sequence ATGCCCTTTCGCGCCTGGAAGATGGGTGCCGCGCTGTTCGGCTGGATCGCTATCCTGCCGGCGGCCACCGCCCACGCAGAAGACCCCGCGACGACCCCTGCTCCGGCGGCCGCGCCGGCACAGGGCGCGGCTCCTGAGGTGAAACCGGCACCCGCTCCGGCGGCCGCCCCCTCCTCCACGACTGTGCCGGCCGATCCGTCCCTGACCCGACAGGCCATCGCCTGGTCGCAGGAGCGGCTTGCCGAACTGGATGCCAGCGTCTTGGTCGTGGAAGAAAATGCGGCTGAGCTCAAGGGCGCCGTGAAGGCGAAGGCCGATGCGGCCGTCAAACAGCTGCAGGAGACGCGCGACGCCTATCGGGCCAAGGCCGAGGCGATGCTCGACAACAGTCGCACGTGGACGGCGGCACAGATCACCGACGCCCGCAAGTCCCTGGACGACAGCTGGAAGACCTTCCAGAAGGAAGTCGATACCTATCTGGATGAGGTCCACGCCGATTTCGACACGCGCAAGGCGGTGCTTCTCGCTCAGGTCGAAGCCCGCCAGAAGGCCTTGGAAAGCACCATCTCCAAGCTCAAGGCCGATGCCGCCAAGCTCGCCCAGGACCAGCGCGCGGCCGTCGACAAGCAGATCGCGGCACTGGAGAAGAAGGTTGAGGAGCTCAAGGCGCGGGCGGCCAGCCTGAAGAAGGCCAGTGCGAGCTCTTGGGACAAGGCGAAGCAGGCCTACGAGGATGTGCGCACGCGTGTCGTCGAGACCTATCAATCCATCCGCGACTCCCTTTCCGACGCCATGAAGTGA
- a CDS encoding transcriptional regulator, TetR family (PFAM: regulatory protein TetR~KEGG: rpa:RPA1958 transcriptional regulator, TetR family), with protein sequence MNAPTKARMRRKADRPGEILEAAFEEFAKHGYAATRLEDVAKRVGVTKGTIYFYFETKERVFDEMIRHVSRPIFDEVTSFVAALEGPFGVRLRALLDFLFRFIAEERVGREVMRFLIAEGARFPDLVERHHREFLVPFLERLREMIAAGIKAGEFRATPALRYPELIFSPALLLNVWWLLFDDRHQIDVKMFIDAQFDLLMDGLSMGGLESEPKRLSAKLPRSGRSRA encoded by the coding sequence ATGAACGCACCGACCAAGGCCCGGATGCGCCGCAAGGCGGACCGACCGGGCGAAATCCTCGAGGCGGCATTCGAGGAATTCGCCAAGCACGGCTACGCCGCGACCCGGCTCGAAGACGTGGCGAAGCGCGTCGGCGTGACCAAGGGCACCATCTATTTCTACTTCGAGACCAAGGAACGCGTCTTCGACGAGATGATCCGTCACGTCTCGCGGCCCATCTTCGACGAGGTGACCAGCTTTGTTGCCGCGCTCGAAGGTCCGTTCGGGGTCCGGCTGCGCGCTCTGCTCGACTTTCTGTTCCGTTTCATCGCCGAGGAGCGCGTGGGCCGAGAGGTGATGCGGTTCCTGATCGCTGAAGGCGCGCGGTTTCCCGATCTCGTCGAGCGCCACCACCGGGAGTTCCTGGTGCCGTTCCTCGAACGCCTGCGCGAGATGATCGCTGCCGGCATCAAAGCCGGGGAGTTTCGCGCCACGCCGGCGCTCCGATACCCCGAGCTCATCTTCAGCCCGGCGCTGCTCCTGAACGTCTGGTGGCTTCTGTTCGACGACCGGCATCAGATCGACGTGAAGATGTTCATCGATGCCCAGTTCGACCTTCTCATGGATGGTCTGTCGATGGGCGGTCTGGAGTCGGAGCCCAAGAGGCTTTCAGCAAAGTTGCCCCGCTCCGGGCGCTCCAGGGCATAG